A genomic window from Cydia amplana chromosome 3, ilCydAmpl1.1, whole genome shotgun sequence includes:
- the LOC134662720 gene encoding histone-lysine N-methyltransferase PRDM9-like → MSGFNLRKRARRVCYCEPEEPPFDEFIYCSECRDYVYEYCAIHGPLLVIPDDKVPAETGLPAFVPRAALTVPRIFLHLAYSNIPGAGIGVFSTLTLPSGVRFGPYRGRRLKASLHSGYEWQVYDRNNKPCHVVDASDGDRSNWMRYVNCSRRSSEQNLLAFQYQGELYYRTVKIVPRFTELLVFCGSEFAARLGVDLRRYTKPCHCKHCKAQLGTKNVPEKINKEETRNEKKIETEMKYVSSGQAKLVTETEPAKTNKRKTRNEKKKETEIKDVSSGQATLVTNKELPKTNKRKMRNDDKNETQVKESVTTGSKVETLQEPSSSQAESPINMDVQEIPTTRPAADGSNTTVSNANNYKCDQCGKTFDGKSHLEKHLHSHIALTKAKTSRGKEFTCNKCSSTFDTRLLLLEHAKSRHGVEYFTCSACEYATSKEGYLQTHLRTHTGVRPFKCDQCSAAFTRSAHLQKHKRTHTGEKPFKCGQCSAAFTESGALQRHKRTHTGEKPFKCGQCSAAFTRSSNLQAHKRTHTGEKPFKCGQCSAAFTESGHLQRHNRTHTGEKPFKCGQCTAAFIKSGNLQSHERTHTGQKPFECNICDYRATQSSNLKRHLMGRHSGLKPYGCESCTYRGATRGQLTRHMKTHQKPA, encoded by the exons ATGAGCGGTTTCAATCTCAGAAAGAGGGCTCGACGTGTCTGCTACTGTGAGCCAGAGGAGCCACCCTTCGATGAGTTCATTT ACTGCTCTGAGTGCCGGGACTATGTGTATGAGTACTGTGCAATACACGGCCCGTTGCTAGTTATACCCGATGACAAG GTGCCCGCCGAGACGGGGCTCCCCGCGTTCGTGCCGCGCGCCGCGCTCACCGTCCCAAGAATCTTCCTGCATCTTGCCTACTCGAACATACCAG GGGCGGGGATAGGCGTGTTCAGCACGCTGACGCTGCCCAGCGGCGTGCGCTTCGGGCCCTACCGCGGCCGCCGCCTCAAGGCCTCGCTCCACTCCGGCTACGAGTGGCAG GTGTACGACCGCAACAACAAGCCTTGCCACGTGGTGGACGCGAGCGACGGCGACCGCTCCAACTGGATGCGCTACGTGAACTGCTCGCGGCGCTCCTCCGAGCAGAACCTGCTCGCCTTCCAGTACCAGGGCGAGCTCTACTACAG GACGGTGAAGATCGTGCCGCGCTTCACGGAGCTGCTGGTGTTCTGCGGCAGCGAGTTCGCCGCCCGGCTCGGCGTCGACCTGCGCCGCTACACCAAGCCCTGCCACTGCAAACACT gTAAAGCTCAACTTGGTACCAAAAACGTACCAGAGAAAATAAACAAAGAAGAAACGCGTAATGAAAAGAAGATAGAAACAGAAATGAAGTATGTTAGTTCAGGTCAAGCCAAACTTGTCACTGAAACAGAACCTGCAAAAACGAACAAACGTAAAACGCGCAATGAAAAGAAGAAAGAAACAGAAATTAAGGATGTTAGTTCAGGCCAAGCTACACTTGTCACCAACAAAGAACTTCCGAAAACTAACAAACGTAAAATGCGTAATGACGATAAGAACGAAACACAGGTAAAAGAGAGTGTCACAACAGGTAGTAAAGTCGAAACGCTACAGGAGCCTTCTTCGTCTCAAGCGGAATCACCAATAAACATGGATGTACAAGAGATTCCGACTACAAGACCTGCTGCTGATGGATCTAACACAACGGTATCGAATGCGAATAACTACAAATGTGACCAGTGTGGCAAAACATTCGATGGAAAGTCACACTTAGAGAAACACCTACATTCTCACATTGCACTGACAAAGGCTAAAACCAGCAGAGGGAAGGAATTCACGTGTAATAAATGCAGTAGCACATTTGATACTCGGCTGCTTCTACTGGAGCATGCGAAGAGCCGGCATGGCGTGGAGTACTTCACTTGCTCTGCATGTGAGTATGCAACTAGTAAGGAAGGATATCTACAGACACATCTGAGGACTCATACTGGCGTGCGGCCATTCAAATGTGATCAATGTAGCGCGGCCTTTACCCGAAGCGCTCACTTACAAAAACATAAGAGAACACACACAGGTGAGAAACCGTTCAAGTGCGGTCAGTGTAGCGCAGCCTTTACCGAAAGCGGTGCTTTACAAAGGCACAAAAGAACACACACAGGTGAGAAACCGTTCAAGTGCGGTCAGTGTAGCGCGGCCTTTACCCGAAGCAGTAATTTACAAGCTCACAAGAGAACACACACAGGTGAGAAACCGTTCAAGTGCGGTCAGTGTAGCGCAGCCTTTACCGAAAGCGGTCATTTACAAAGGCACAATAGAACACACACAGGTGAGAAACCGTTCAAGTGCGGTCAGTGTACTGCCGCCTTTATCAAAAGCGGTAATTTACAAAGTCACGAGAGAACGCATACTGGCCAGAAACCCTTTGAGTGCAATATCTGTGACTACAGGGCTACTCAGTCAAGTAATCTAAAGAGACATCTAATGGGCCGGCACTCGGGCCTAAAGCCGTACGGCTGCGAGTCGTGCACTTACAGGGGTGCTACTAGAGGTCAATTAACACGGCATATGAAAACCCACCAGAAGCCAGCTTAG
- the LOC134662847 gene encoding uncharacterized protein LOC134662847, whose protein sequence is MEHIRQYDWCTFLPDTPFFVTESELDNCVTEKILRNKFSNPLISSDSEEEEKAPKIDWNLVFKKRNNEQNVHRIFVPGLRPPPAYTRLSALSSHQHHLGLKVLCADNPSILEDEFMAKPTKFDVQAFAAIQETLQKEQKEYIDWAKSLWVNGQCIRALRPKPLIESVYEAEFKVRAIQMKGYPRLFELVAQIPMEPAGEYDMVMEKELIGVNPSELLKVEKPVNIRKQLSVMRLSAVPEPCDQHPVRFILPHEKSISVLPVTEVYRTLAEYAIDNGALFIASEGALRCMAERRAWALPVSVYSVTQPGPSPENVNVTVLGSEFLNKQENVMRRTFRALRHLLEVALVPASELTKRSQAPEVEVVPETTSSQEPVWPDDTSDEEDNLFIDFDEASTKERDIEPHSKNTDVQTEMEVDKCTPQKETKNTTNVNRSFIEGFGVYKCTCQDSVFERPPPRSFRKWRFRKKSSSESFEVIVHCAHKFKGSAGEILLEPVPEYQADMGASKQSEDRITSVALSLALRDSNTSVLNVRLDAESGDIITTEECTRAQFYSDHGDRSHHVAGVVHSALSQLQGLVPGHYVMQHEPNHGLNAILYAPRNTGKEQQLKLEFDSTQPAEADEAKTVKAPPQLIPALLPWHKFRKVLPCTFTHYQNQLAKPKKQPPRKKTPPRALKNEEKRGRQKKWPKKRGGLKKAE, encoded by the exons atGGAACACATACGACAGTATGACTG GTGCACATTTCTGCCAGACACTCCTTTTTTTGTCACAGAGTCGGAACTTGACAACTGTGTTACGGAAAAGATATTACGGAACAAGTTCTCGAACCCGCTGATCTCCAGCGACTCTGAGGAAGAAGAGAAGGCTCCAAAGATTGACTGGAatcttgtatttaaaaaaaggaataAT GAGCAGAACGTCCACCGCATCTTCGTGCCGGGGCTCCGCCCCCCGCCGGCCTACACGCGGCTGTCGGCGCTGTCGTCACACCAGCACCACCTTGGGCTGAAGGTGTTATGTGCAGACAACCCGAGCATACTGGAGGACGAGTTCATGGCTAAACCAACTAAGTTTGATGTGCAAGCTTTTGCG GCAATACAAGAAACATTGCAAAAAGAGCAAAAGGAATACATAGACTGGGCCAAGAGTCTCTGGGTGAACGGCCAGTGCATCAGAGCTCTCCGGCCCAAACCTCTAATAGAGTCCGTGTATGAGGCCGAGTTCAAAGTGCGGGCTATCCAGATGAAGGGGTACCCGAGGTTGTTCGAGCTGGTGGCGCAGATACCCATGGAACCGGCCGGGGAGTATGATATGGTGATGGAAAAGGAGCTTATTGGA GTAAACCCATCGGAGCTACTGAAAGTAGAGAAACCGGTGAACATCCGAAAACAGCTGTCCGTGATGCGGCTCAGCGCCGTCCCGGAGCCCTGCGACCAGCACCCGGTCCGGTTCATACTGCCAC ACGAGAAAAGCATCTCCGTCCTACCTGTGACAGAAGTGTACCGGACCCTAGCAGAGTACGCGATAGACAATGGAGCCCTATTCATAGCTAGTGAGGGTGCGCTGCGCTGTATGGCGGAGCGACGAGCGTGGGCACTACCTGTCTCTGTCTACAGCGTTACACAGCCCG GCCCCTCGCCTGAGAACGTGAACGTGACCGTGCTGGGAAGCGAGTTCCTGAACAAGCAGGAAAACGTGATGAGGCGCACTTTCAGGGCGCTCAGGCACCTGCTCGAGGTGGCTCTAGTGCC GGCATCAGAACTGACCAAGAGGTCGCAAGCGCCGGAAGTAGAAGTCGTGCCTGAAACTACATCTTCACAGGAACCTGTGTGGCCGGACGACACGAGTGACGAGGAAGACAACCTGTTCATCGACTTCG ATGAAGCCTCGACGAAAGAAAGAGACATAGAACCACACAGCAAGAATACAGACGTACAGACAGAGATGGAAGTGGACAAATGCACGCCACAGAAAGAGACGAAGAATACAACAAATGTTAACAGAAGTTTTATTGAAGGATTCGGGGTTTATAAGTGTACATGCCaag ATTCAGTATTCGAGCGGCCGCCGCCGCGTTCGTTCAGGAAATGGCGGTTCAGAAAGAAATCCTCTTCGGAAAGTTTCGAAGTCATCGTCCACTGCGCGCACAAATTCAAA GGATCAGCTGGTGAGATTCTATTGGAGCCTGTACCGGAATACCAGGCGGACATGGGCGCGAGCAAGCAGTCCGAAGATAGGATCACGAGTGTTGCCCTCTCGCTCGCACTCAGGGACAGCAATACTAGCGTACTCAATG tGAGACTCGACGCTGAATCCGGCGACATCATCACAACGGAAGAATGTACCCGCGCGCAGTTCTACTCTGACCACGGTGACCGCAGCCACCACGTGGCCGGCGTGGTACACTCGGCGCTGAGCCAGCTGCAAGGGCTCGTGCCGGGACACTACGTCATGCAGCACGAG CCAAATCACGGTCTCAACGCAATACTCTACGCCCCTCGCAACACGGGCAAAGAGCAACAACTGAAACTAGAGTTCGACAGCACACAACCAGCGGAGGCCGACGAGGCCAAAACTGTCAAGGCCCCGCCGCAGCTGATCCCGGCCTTATTACCGTGGCATAA GTTCCGCAAGGTCCTGCCGTGCACGTTCACGCACTACCAGAACCAGCTGGCCAAGCCCAAGAAGCAGCCGCCTCGGAAGAAGACGCCGCCGCGCGCGCTCAAG AACGAGGAGAAACGCGGACGGCAGAAAAAG